A window of the Dictyostelium discoideum AX4 chromosome 4 chromosome, whole genome shotgun sequence genome harbors these coding sequences:
- a CDS encoding DOMON related domain-containing protein: MKLLILIISLLISLSSCHIKQIILDEDTNFVVSWDYSNSNITFELEGDFKGWFAFGYRCTNCPANSMAMQMGHPDLVAVTFDSNGVPTVYDMIESMDYDPMQQKDIDIGGQSNILTFGGYQGSHHSLMYYTRKLVTGDTVGDYDIDLNADFSVTWYIGKDNKIDFDNPLELGTNNFNLVSGEVVEGGTGGHVHGAEELADPLFAWHAALMSIAFGVLIPFGIFSARYLKSYQWGFYLHIVIQSTALAFIIVGFVIILVKHDGVIETENPHSILGVILAAMVFAVGAFGVFCYFWKPKGDDGGSKQSNFSPSRIHGYAGKIIALLSVATIITGLRQYLAPVAFIIVYSILILTYFIIGGALEIHKRFYGSTPGGNVKMENFN; this comes from the exons atgaaacttttaattttaattatttctctTTTAATTAGTTTATCAAGTTGTCatattaaacaaattattttagatGAAGATACTAATTTTGTAGTATCTTGGGATTACTCAAATTCTAATATTACTTTCGAGC ttgaaggtgattttaaaggtTGGTTTGCATTTGGTTATAGATGTACAAATTGTCCAGCCAATTCAATGGCAATGCAAATGGGACATCCAGATTTAGTAGCAGTTACATTTGATAGTAATGGAGTTCCAACAGTTTATGATATGATTGAAAGTATGGATTATGATCCAATGCAACAAAAGGATATTGATATCGGTGGCCAAAGTAATATACTCACATTCGGAGGTTACCAAGGCAGCCATCATTCATTGATGTACTATACTCGTAAATTAGTGACTGGTGATACTGTTGGTGATTATGATATCGACTTGAATGCTGATTTCTCTGTTACATGGTATATTggaaaagataataaaatcgATTTTGACAATCCGTTAGAATTGGGaactaataatttcaatttagtCAGTGGTGAAGTTGTTGAAGGTGGCACAGGTGGCCATGTGCATGGCGCTGAGGAATTGGCCGACCCGCTATTCGCCTGGCATGCCGCTTTGATGTCTATTGCATTCGGTGTATTGATTCCATTCGGTATTTTCAGTGCAAGATATTTAAAGAGCTATCAATGGGGTTTCTATCTCCACATTGTCATTCAATCAACCGCTTTGGCATTCATAATTGTTGGCTTTGTTATAATCTTGGTTAAGCACGATGGCGTCATCGAGACTGAGAATCCACACAGTATCTTGGGTGTGATTTTGGCCGCTATGGTATTCGCCGTTGGTGCTTTTGGTGTATTTTGCTATTTCTGGAAACCAAAAGGTGACGATGGTGGCTCAAAGCAAAGTAACTTCTCTCCAAGTAGAATCCACGGATACGCTGGTAAAATCATTGCATTATTATCAGTTGCAACAATAATTACAGGTCTCCGTCAATATTTAGCTCCTGTCGCTTTCATCATCGtctattcaattttaatactCACTTATTTCATAATTGGTGGAGCTTTAGAAATTCATAAAAGATTCTATGGCTCAACACCAGGTGGTAATGTTAAAATGGAAaacttcaattaa
- the shkA gene encoding SH2 domain-containing protein, producing the protein MATQQQQQQQQQQQQQIKARKDIQIQQAQSASDILGPPEISETEITTESILGDGSFGTVYKGRCRLKDVAVKVMLKQVDQKTLTDFRKEVAIMSKIFHPNIVLFLGACTSTPGKLMICTELMKGNLESLLLDPMVKLPLITRMRMAKDAALGVLWLHSSNPVFIHRDLKTSNLLVDANLTVKVCDFGLSQIKQRGENLKDGQDGAKGTPLWMAPEVLQGRLFNEKADVYSFGLVLWQIFTRQELFPEFDNFFKFVAAICEKQLRPSIPDDCPKSLKELIQKCWDPNPEVRPSFEGIVSELEEIIIDCCIPDEYGAILWKNHFKHENEANWKDFINVFSNFVGLTNANTPSMSDLLQFSPNLNGSTIELNFKCLKSIIVSSPKGPHEEEVVLMEQFGKVLAWFGNLKEDGSQILDKIRQLMECAWFHGDISTSESENRLRQKPEGTFLVRFSTSEYGAYTISKVSKNGGISHQRIHRPQGKFQVNNSKYLSVKELITGEAQALGINTPCLGSRFLSLIYKAQLSGYIN; encoded by the exons atggcaactcaacaacaacaacaacaacaacaacaacaacaacagcaaatTAAGGCTAGAAAAGAtatacaaattcaacaa gcACAATCTGCTTCTGATATATTAGGACCACCAGAAATTTCAGAAACTGAAATTACAACAGAATCAATACTTGGTGATGGAAGTTTTGGTACTGTTTATAAAGGTCGTTGTAGATTAAAGGATGTAGCAG taAAGGTTATGTTAAAACAAGTCGATCAAAAGACTTTAACTGATTTCAGAAAGGAAGTTGCAATTATGAGTAAAATTTTTCATCCAAATATTGTACTTTTTTTAgg tgCATGTACATCTACACCAGGTAAACTTATGATTTGTACAGAATTAATGAAAGGTAATcttgaatcattattattagacCCAATGGTTAAACTCCCATTGATCACTCGTATGAGAATGGCAAAAGATGCAGCTTTAGGTGTTTTATGGTTACATTCTTCAAATCCAGTATTCATTCACAGAGATTTAAAG acAAGCAATCTTTTAGTTGATGCTAATCTTACAGTTAAAGTTTGTGATTTTGGTTTATCACAAATTAAACAAAGAggtgaaaatttaaaagatggtCAAGATGGTGCTAAAGGT accCCATTATGGATGGCACCAGAAGTTTTACAAGGTAGATTATTTAATGAGAAAGCAGATGTATATAGTTTTGGTTTAGTATTATGGCAAATTTTTACAAGACAAGAGTTATTCCCAGAGTTtgataacttttttaaatttgtagcAGCAATTTGTGAGAAACAATTAAGACCATCAATTCCAGATGATTGTCCAAAATCATTAAAGGAATTGATTCAAAAATGTTGGGATCCAAATCCAGAGGTTAGACCATCTTTCGAAGGTATTGTATCAGAGTTGGAAGAGATTATTATCGATTGTTGTATACCAGATGAATATGGTGCAATCCTTTGGAAAAATCATTTCAAACATGAAAATGAAGCCAATTGGAAAGATTTCATCAATGTTTTCTCAAATTTTGTTGGTCTCACCAATGCCAATACACCTTCAATGTCTGATCTTTTACAATTCTCtccaaatttaaatggttCAACCATTGAATTAAACTTTAAATGTTTGAAATCAATCATTGTTTCCTCTCCAAAAGGTCCACATGAAGAGGAAGTTGTTTTAATGGAACAATTTGGTAAAGTTTTAGCTTGgtttggtaatttaaaagaagatGGTTCTCAAATTTTAGATAAAATTAGACAATTAATGGAGTGCGC ttGGTTCCATGGTGATATTTCAACATCAGAAAGTGAAAATAGGTTAAGACAAAAACCAGAAGGTACATTTTTAGTGCGTTTCTCAACAAGTGAATATGGTGCTTACACAATTTCTAAAGTTAGTAAGAATGGTGGTATTTCACATCAAAGAATTCACAGACCACAAGGTAAATTCCAAGTCAACAATAGTAAATATCTTAGcgtaaaagaattaattactGGTGAGGCACAAGCTTTAGGAATTAATACTCCATGTTTAGGTTCAAGATTTTTATCTTTGATTTACAAGGCTCAATTATCTGGTTACATCAATTAG
- the cdk11 gene encoding CDK family protein kinase encodes MSNIQENENKETCNIKENENKEILKENFKNKEKQYFSSLRSPYSACRSVDCFKKLYTINEGAFGVVYCAQDKETEEIVALKKIKMEREREGIPITSVREIKVLMELKHDNIVQIKEIVLGKNINSIFMAMEFIDHDLRGLMEVIKKPFLPSEIKTLIQQLLNGVSYMHDNWVIHRDLKTANLLYTNKGVLKIADFGLAREYGSPLKPLSKGVVTLWYRAPELLLDTEIYTPAIDIWSVGCIFAEIISKEVLLQGSSEIDQMDKIFKLFGTPTEKSWPAFFKLPLAKYFNLTDQPYNNLKSKFPHITDNAFDLLNKLLELNPEARISASDALKHPYFFENPQPRDPLLMPTWPSSHKKT; translated from the coding sequence atgtcAAATATtcaagaaaatgaaaataaagaaacttgtaatattaaagaaaatgaaaataaagaaatattaaaagagaattttaaaaataaagaaaaacaatattttagTAGTTTAAGAAGTCCATATTCAGCATGTAGGAGTGTTGATTGTTTTAAGAAATTATATACAATTAATGAAGGTGCATTTGGTGTTGTATATTGTGCTCAAGATAAAGAGACAGAAGAGATTGTagcattaaaaaaaattaaaatggagAGAGAGCGTGAGGGTATACCAATAACAAGTGTTAGAGAGATAAAGGTGTTGATGGAACTAAAACACGATAATATAGTTCAAATCAAAGAGATCGTGTTGGGCAAAAACATCAATAGTATCTTCATGGCAATGGAATTCATCGACCATGACCTCCGTGGCCTGATGGAGGTCATCAAAAAGCCCTTCCTCCCATCAGAAATCAAAACTCTAATACAGCAACTGCTAAATGGCGTTTCATACATGCACGACAATTGGGTGATACACAGGGATTTGAAAACTGCCAATCTATTATACACAAACAAGGGTGTCTTAAAAATTGCAGACTTTGGTCTCGCCAGAGAATACGGGTCACCCCTTAAACCATTATCAAAGGGTGTCGTCACACTTTGGTATCGTGCTCCTGAACTTTTGTTAGACACAGAGATCTATACGCCTGCGATCGATATTTGGTCAGTTGGTTGCATTTTCGCAGAGATCATCTCAAAGGAGGTCTTGTTGCAAGGCTCTTCTGAAATTGACCAAATggataaaattttcaaattatttggtACGCCCACTGAAAAAAGTTGGCCTGCTTTCTTTAAATTACCTTTGgctaaatattttaatcttACAGATCAACCTTATAATAacttaaaatcaaaattccCTCATATCACCGATAATGCTTTCGATCtattaaataaacttttagaattaaatccTGAAGCTAGAATCTCTGCTTCTGATGCATTAAAACATCCTTATTTCTTTGAAAATCCTCAACCAAGAGATCCTTTATTAATGCCAACTTGGCCATCTTCTcataaaaaaacttaa
- a CDS encoding strictosidine synthase family protein, producing MTQNNILVIIIFILLTYIALLPSYSIFFLRYQIDLEPQSYSPQPDLTNASDQYKTVSEFYLNDAEYVKLDVEGPESIAVSKDGKKVYFALKTGNIHSLSAPFLPVPRKLLDQALPTKTEYVLTCGRPLGITMDNDDNLVIADSVKGLLKFDIKSNQLSILTSSFLNSNKTHSKLNFVNDVIVGNDDMIYFTDSTSIAPILDNTGDWNTLIPSMYTLVTTVSHGKLLSYNPNTKETKVLMDGFKYSNGVAFDPKEESIFIGETTGCKVFRYWIKGANKGKSEVFIDNLPGYPDGVDVDFKEGKLYISIFGGRNWFIDLIHPYPILKNIFLRIPYLKMRPQKPSIVVADTQTGKILNYFQTSNDFPTITSTIEHNGKILIGNLLSDFFTIIKKK from the exons atgacacaaaataatatattagtaataattatatttatattattaacatatattgcattattaccatcatattcaattttttttttaagatatcaAATTGATTTAGAACCACAATCATATTCACCCCAACCTGATTTAACTAATGCAAGTGACCAATATAAAACAGTTTCAGAATTTTATCTAAATGATGCCGAATATGTTAAATTAGATGTTGAAGGACCAGAATCAATTGCAGTTTCAAAAGATGGTAAAAAGGTTTATTTCGCTTTAAAAACTGGTAATATTCATTCATTATCAGCACCCTTTTTACCAGTTCCaagaaaattattagatCAAGCATTACCAACAAAAACCGAATACGTTTTAACTTGTGGTCGTCCTTTAGGTATAACAAtggataatgatgataatttagTTATAGCAGATTCCGTCAAaggtttattaaaatttgatattaaatcTAATCAACTTTCAATTTTAacttcatcatttttaaattcaaataaaactcattcaaaattaaattttgtaaat gatgTAATTGTTGGAAATGATGATATGATTTATTTTACAGATAGTACAAGTATTGCGCCAATTTTAGATAATACTGGTGATTGGAATACTTTAATACCATCAATGTATACATTAGTTACCACTGTTAGTcatggtaaattattatcttaTAATCCAAATACAAAGGAAACTAAAGTTTTAATGGAtggttttaaatattcaaatggTGTTGCATTTGATCCAAAAGAAGAGAGTATTTTCATTGGTGAAACCACTGGATGTAAAGTTTTTAGATACTGGATCAAAGGTGCAAATAAAGGTAAATCTGAAGTTTTCATTGATAATTTACCAGGCTATCCAgatggtgttgatgttgatttcAAAGAAGGAAAACTTTATATTAGTATATTTGGTGGTAGAAATTGGTTTATAGATTTAATTCATCCATATCCAATactcaaaaatattttcttgAGAATaccatatttaaaaatgagaCCTCAAAAACCTTCAATAGTAGTTGCTGATACTCAAACTGGTAAAATCTTAAATTATTTCCAAACCTCTAATGATTTTCCAACAATTACAAGCACAATTGAACATAAtggtaaaattttaattggtaatcTTTTAAGTGacttttttacaattattaaaaaaaaataa